The DNA sequence TATGCCGGCAAAAAAAACTGCTGAATCCAAAGAAAAGAAATTTTGGGTAGTTGGTGTTGATAAGAAGATCACGGAAGTTTCCCAAAAAGAAATTATGGATAATCCCCGCGAATATCTCGATAAGAAAATCTGGGATAAACCGACTTACAAATATGAAGTAATAATTACTTTAAAGAGGACCAAAGCCTGATCAGATTTGCCCTTCCGAAGCCTTCTTTCAATTTTTCTTAATAATCAGGATTCGGAAGGTTGTCGAGTAATACACAGCAATCTAAAACTTTCCGAATTTTACAATTGAGAATTTCTTTGGGGGGAAACTTCGGAAAGTGTGCTTCAACTTCCGAATGTACGCAGTTCTTCGGAATGTTGATCTCCTTCAAACAATCGGATGATCAACAAGTTGAACAATCCGATGTTTTCTTTTTCCGGGATCTATAGATCAGGATGATCACCAGGAAACCCAGAAAATCAGCAAAAATATCATAAACAGAAAATTCTCTGCCCGGAATGGGAATTTGATGTAGTTCATCGAGAAGAGGAACAAGCACAGCTAACAAGTAAAGTTTTTTAATGGTTTTTGGTAATTCCTTTTTAGTGAACATTTTCATAAATAGGAATGAAAAAACCAGATAAATCCCGAAATGAGCAATTTTATCAAAACCGATAATTCTTCCGGTTGGTGATTGCAATTTGGGAATGGAAGTCAAAGTTAAAATTACACAACACCATAAAATAAAAAGAATTATAAAAATATTTCTATTGGAAAATCTATTTCTCATATTTTGTTAATTTCCAGATGATTGGGAAGGGTGACATGGCGTATTTTGCTTTTATAGGAATATTTTCCTGATCATCCGAAAACCAGAAGAACAAATTTCTTTTTTCGTTCACTAAATTATTTGTGAGAATATCGCTTCTTTCCTTTTCTTCAGACGATTCTTTTTGAAAAGTTATCTTAACTTTTTTCGTAAGTATTTTTCCAAATGGAGAACTCAATTTTTCTTTTTTAATAACTCGATATGTCACTTTCCAGGTTATTTTATTCGCATCTACCCAGATTTCTCCCGGATTTTTATCTAAATTCTTTCTTAAATAAAACAATGCGGAAAAAAAATCACGGCATCTCGGATGAATCGAATACTCACAGGTTTTTGTCGAATCGAGGAAACTTACTCTTTTCCCGATCTCCTTTTGACGATCATAAATAACATACCTGTTTTCAAAATAATCACTCTGAT is a window from the Candidatus Cloacimonadota bacterium genome containing:
- a CDS encoding DUF3108 domain-containing protein, with product MNKKKFLLLIIIIFISNLQAEKLHLAIKYIGLKIINAEIEDHNNVLILTAKSTSLANLMAKTDNKYIIEYENDYLPKKYTKIINQSDYFENRYVIYDRQKEIGKRVSFLDSTKTCEYSIHPRCRDFFSALFYLRKNLDKNPGEIWVDANKITWKVTYRVIKKEKLSSPFGKILTKKVKITFQKESSEEKERSDILTNNLVNEKRNLFFWFSDDQENIPIKAKYAMSPFPIIWKLTKYEK